A part of Pararoseomonas sp. SCSIO 73927 genomic DNA contains:
- a CDS encoding acyltransferase family protein, translating to MNAAQKEHGNSVLAADPPRIAFAHGLRGPAALLVLLSHYTQFFWDRRGAAANFLGLPNWTGPAPSVLELHRLLPEGFAGHFGVALFFLISGFVIPFSLLDRGRGSFALGRVLRILPTYAAGLSVTMLAVLACARHFGQPVPFGVAQWAAQLLFVRDLLSLPSIDGIVWTLEIEVRFYLLCLLLAPALRAGRVAPLVTAALAMFGGVGALAALPLPDAWLTAVTELGISAQMITFMLVGTVFHAWHRGTEPQRTLLAAGAALLALFAAQWAVGGMRGALRPGLLSYAAALGLFAALFAARHRIRQLPGPLDALARISYPLYVVHGVAGFAVMRLLLEAGWGPGAAVLAATALAFAAAWLLHRLVERPTQRAAHRLGR from the coding sequence GTGAATGCGGCGCAAAAAGAGCACGGAAACAGCGTTCTGGCCGCCGATCCGCCCCGGATCGCCTTCGCCCACGGGCTGCGCGGCCCCGCCGCCCTCCTGGTCCTGCTGAGCCACTACACCCAGTTCTTCTGGGACCGCCGGGGCGCGGCCGCGAACTTCCTCGGCCTGCCGAACTGGACGGGTCCGGCCCCCTCCGTGCTGGAACTCCACCGCCTGTTGCCGGAAGGGTTCGCCGGGCATTTCGGGGTGGCGCTGTTCTTCCTCATCAGCGGCTTCGTCATCCCCTTCTCCCTGCTCGACCGGGGCCGGGGGAGCTTCGCCCTGGGGCGGGTGCTGCGGATCCTGCCGACCTACGCGGCGGGCCTCTCCGTCACCATGCTCGCGGTCCTGGCCTGCGCCCGGCACTTCGGGCAGCCCGTGCCCTTCGGGGTGGCGCAATGGGCCGCCCAGCTCCTCTTCGTGCGGGACCTGCTGAGCCTGCCCTCCATCGACGGCATCGTCTGGACGCTGGAGATCGAGGTCCGGTTCTACCTCCTCTGCCTCCTCCTCGCCCCCGCGCTGCGGGCGGGGCGGGTCGCGCCGCTGGTAACGGCCGCGCTGGCGATGTTCGGCGGGGTCGGCGCGCTGGCCGCGCTGCCCCTGCCGGATGCCTGGCTGACGGCGGTGACGGAGCTGGGGATCAGCGCGCAGATGATCACCTTCATGCTCGTCGGCACCGTGTTCCACGCCTGGCACCGGGGCACGGAGCCGCAGCGGACCCTCCTGGCGGCTGGAGCGGCCCTGCTGGCCCTCTTCGCCGCGCAATGGGCGGTGGGCGGCATGCGGGGGGCGCTGCGGCCCGGCCTGCTCTCCTACGCGGCGGCGCTGGGCCTCTTCGCCGCCCTTTTCGCCGCGCGCCATCGGATCCGGCAGTTGCCCGGGCCGCTCGATGCCCTCGCCCGGATAAGCTACCCGCTCTACGTCGTGCACGGGGTGGCGGGCTTCGCGGTCATGCGTCTGCTGCTGGAGGCGGGCTGGGGGCCCGGCGCGGCGGTCCTGGCCGCCACGGCCCTGGCCTTCGCGGCCGCTTGGCTGCTGCACCGGCTGGTGGAGCGCCCGACCCAGCGGGCGGCCCACCGGCTGGGCCGGTAA
- a CDS encoding SprT family zinc-dependent metalloprotease, giving the protein MEQNETESVPLRAHPLALPTPTPVRWNRSARARRVSLRIDPRAGEVVVTLPPRSGRKAGMALLTTHATWVKERLSSLSPAIPFREGERVPLGGIPHAIRHDPTARGPAILWNGEIVVAGDAAFLTRRVGDFMKAEAKRRIAVLAAGHAVALGVKIRRITLKDTRSRWGSCAPDGTLAFSWRLVMAPDWVLDYVVAHEVAHLRELNHSDRFWAHVSRLTPHREAAQDWLRRHGPTLLRVG; this is encoded by the coding sequence ATGGAACAGAACGAGACCGAGAGCGTTCCCCTCCGCGCCCATCCGCTGGCTCTCCCGACGCCGACGCCGGTGCGCTGGAACCGCTCCGCCCGGGCGCGCCGGGTCTCGCTGCGGATCGACCCGCGGGCGGGGGAGGTGGTGGTGACCCTGCCGCCGCGCTCCGGCCGGAAGGCGGGCATGGCGCTGCTGACCACCCACGCGACCTGGGTGAAGGAGCGCCTGAGCAGCCTCTCCCCCGCCATCCCCTTCCGGGAGGGGGAGCGCGTGCCGCTGGGCGGCATCCCCCACGCCATCCGGCACGACCCGACCGCGCGCGGCCCGGCCATCCTGTGGAACGGGGAGATCGTGGTGGCGGGGGATGCCGCCTTCCTCACCCGCCGGGTGGGCGACTTCATGAAGGCGGAGGCGAAGCGCCGCATCGCCGTGCTGGCGGCGGGCCACGCCGTGGCGCTGGGTGTGAAGATCCGCCGCATCACGCTGAAGGACACGCGCTCCCGCTGGGGAAGCTGCGCGCCGGACGGCACGCTCGCCTTCTCCTGGCGGCTGGTGATGGCCCCGGACTGGGTGCTGGACTACGTGGTGGCGCATGAGGTGGCCCATTTGCGGGAGCTGAACCATTCCGACCGCTTCTGGGCCCATGTGTCACGCCTGACCCCGCACCGGGAAGCGGCGCAGGACTGGCTGCGGCGCCACGGGCCGACCCTGCTGCGCGTAGGGTAG